From Ostrinia nubilalis chromosome 25, ilOstNubi1.1, whole genome shotgun sequence, a single genomic window includes:
- the LOC135084297 gene encoding defective in tip formation protein A-like isoform X1, with protein sequence MAQSKEHERLTKKRSCLKSKLTIFNNFISLLKTCTEPSQEQYLDLEGRLNKFDAIYPIFDDLQSDIEMLTEDSDAEMKEREQFEDQYHKLAAAARGLLSARRCQQRDNGSVSGNDDVQASNSHLHNCVQLPKIDLPIFHGNYQHWLKFRDTFISLIHSRQDMDNINKLHYLHASLKGSALLIIDNLDFKADNYEAAWKLLCNRYDNKRLLVNNHVQALFNIERMQKESFTSIRHLIDVTNKNLRALASLDQPTQHWDTLVIHMISEKLDSVTYRVWEEHRNTLSDSPSLKIFIQFLSNRADLLETIQEKGNMHNNNSYKQNTYFLTQNTNNNKNSTYPNNNKSNNNQNIKSNQNNYNQKSFKCSLCNESHYLFNCETFRSLSVEERIKKAKETKVCLNCLRPGHYEIKCTLVPCRYCKKRHNTLLHLHEPEPTPITAIPVNVNHFANDSNGLTQFTTPAHVLLSTAIVRVLDGSGAAHSARLLLDNGSTANIVTQSLCGKLGLSRRDAYSMVTEL encoded by the coding sequence atgGCTCAATCAAAGGAACACGAAAGATTAACAAAGAAACGTAGCTGTTTGAAATCaaaattaactatttttaataacTTCATTTCCCTTCTCAAGACTTGCACTGAACCTAGTCAGGAACAATATTTAGACCTGGAAGGGCGCTTAAACAAGTTTGATGCCATATACCCTATTTTTGATGATTTGCAGTCTGACATCGAGATGCTTACGGAGGATTCCGACGCTGAAATGAAGGAACGCGAGCAGTTTGAAGACCAGTACCACAAGCTGGCCGCGGCCGCGCGGGGCTTGCTCAGCGCGCGTCGCTGCCAGCAGCGCGATAACGGTTCCGTTTCGGGCAACGATGATGTTCAGGCGAGTAATTCTCACTTACATAATTGCGTTCAACTGCCTAAAATTGACTTGCCCATTTTCCATGGTAATTATCAGCACTGGCTTAAGTTTAGAGACACCTTTATTTCTTTAATACACTCTAGACAAGATATggataacataaataaattacattatctTCACGCTTCTCTTAAAGGCAGCGCTTTGCTCATTATtgataatttagattttaaagCAGATAATTATGAAGCTGCTTGGAAGTTGCTATGCAATAGATACGATAATAAACGATTGTTAGTTAACAACCACGTTCAAGCATTATTTAATATTGAACGCATGCAAAAAGAATCTTTCACATCTATTCGCCATCTTATAGACGTGACTAATAAAAACTTGCGTGCCTTAGCTTCTTTGGATCAACCCACTCAGCACTGGGACACTTTGGTCATTCATATGATCTCTGAAAAGTTAGATAGTGTTACCTACAGAGTTTGGGAAGAGCATAGAAACACATTATCTGATTCTCCgtctttaaagatatttattcaatttctcAGTAATAGAGCAGACTTATTGGAGACCATACAAGAAAAAGGTAAcatgcataataataattcatacaaacaaaatacttattttctaacacaaaatacaaacaataataaaaatagcacttatcctaataataataaatcaaataataatcaaaacataaaatcaaatcaaaataattataatcagAAGTCTTTTAAATGTTCTCTTTGCAATGaaagtcattatttatttaactgtgAAACATTCAGGTCCCTTTCAGTTGAGGAGAGAATTAAAAAGGCCAAAGAGACAAAAGTGTGTCTTAATTGTCTGCGTCCTGGTCATTATGAAATTAAATGCACTCTAGTCCCTTGTCGGTACTGTAAAAAGAGACACAACACACTTTTGCATCTACATGAGCCAGAACCTACTCCTATAACCGCCATTCCAGTCAATGTAAATCATTTTGCTAATGATTCGAATGGTCTTACACAGTTTACTACTCCTGCGCATGTATTACTATCCACAGCGATCGTGCGGGTGTTGGACGGCAGCGGCGCCGCGCACTCCGCGCGCCTCCTGCTCGACAACGGAAGTACCGCGAACATTGTGACGCAGTCGTTGTGCGGTAAGCTGGGTCTGTCGCGCCGCGATGCGTACTCCATGGTGACag
- the LOC135084297 gene encoding defective in tip formation protein A-like isoform X2: MAQSKEHERLTKKRSCLKSKLTIFNNFISLLKTCTEPSQEQYLDLEGRLNKFDAIYPIFDDLQSDIEMLTEDSDAEMKEREQFEDQYHKLAAAARGLLSARRCQQRDNGSVSGNDDVQASNSHLHNCVQLPKIDLPIFHGNYQHWLKFRDTFISLIHSRQDMDNINKLHYLHASLKGSALLIIDNLDFKADNYEAAWKLLCNRYDNKRLLVNNHVQALFNIERMQKESFTSIRHLIDVTNKNLRALASLDQPTQHWDTLVIHMISEKLDSVTYRVWEEHRNTLSDSPSLKIFIQFLSNRADLLETIQEKGNMHNNNSYKQNTYFLTQNTNNNKNSTYPNNNKSNNNQNIKSNQNNYNQKSFKCSLCNESHYLFNCETFRSLSVEERIKKAKETKVCLNCLRPGHYEIKCTLVPCRYCKKRHNTLLHLHEPEPTPITAIPVNVNHFANDSNGLTQFTTPAHVLLSTAIVRVLDGSGAAHSARLLLDNGSTANIVTQSLCEL; encoded by the coding sequence atgGCTCAATCAAAGGAACACGAAAGATTAACAAAGAAACGTAGCTGTTTGAAATCaaaattaactatttttaataacTTCATTTCCCTTCTCAAGACTTGCACTGAACCTAGTCAGGAACAATATTTAGACCTGGAAGGGCGCTTAAACAAGTTTGATGCCATATACCCTATTTTTGATGATTTGCAGTCTGACATCGAGATGCTTACGGAGGATTCCGACGCTGAAATGAAGGAACGCGAGCAGTTTGAAGACCAGTACCACAAGCTGGCCGCGGCCGCGCGGGGCTTGCTCAGCGCGCGTCGCTGCCAGCAGCGCGATAACGGTTCCGTTTCGGGCAACGATGATGTTCAGGCGAGTAATTCTCACTTACATAATTGCGTTCAACTGCCTAAAATTGACTTGCCCATTTTCCATGGTAATTATCAGCACTGGCTTAAGTTTAGAGACACCTTTATTTCTTTAATACACTCTAGACAAGATATggataacataaataaattacattatctTCACGCTTCTCTTAAAGGCAGCGCTTTGCTCATTATtgataatttagattttaaagCAGATAATTATGAAGCTGCTTGGAAGTTGCTATGCAATAGATACGATAATAAACGATTGTTAGTTAACAACCACGTTCAAGCATTATTTAATATTGAACGCATGCAAAAAGAATCTTTCACATCTATTCGCCATCTTATAGACGTGACTAATAAAAACTTGCGTGCCTTAGCTTCTTTGGATCAACCCACTCAGCACTGGGACACTTTGGTCATTCATATGATCTCTGAAAAGTTAGATAGTGTTACCTACAGAGTTTGGGAAGAGCATAGAAACACATTATCTGATTCTCCgtctttaaagatatttattcaatttctcAGTAATAGAGCAGACTTATTGGAGACCATACAAGAAAAAGGTAAcatgcataataataattcatacaaacaaaatacttattttctaacacaaaatacaaacaataataaaaatagcacttatcctaataataataaatcaaataataatcaaaacataaaatcaaatcaaaataattataatcagAAGTCTTTTAAATGTTCTCTTTGCAATGaaagtcattatttatttaactgtgAAACATTCAGGTCCCTTTCAGTTGAGGAGAGAATTAAAAAGGCCAAAGAGACAAAAGTGTGTCTTAATTGTCTGCGTCCTGGTCATTATGAAATTAAATGCACTCTAGTCCCTTGTCGGTACTGTAAAAAGAGACACAACACACTTTTGCATCTACATGAGCCAGAACCTACTCCTATAACCGCCATTCCAGTCAATGTAAATCATTTTGCTAATGATTCGAATGGTCTTACACAGTTTACTACTCCTGCGCATGTATTACTATCCACAGCGATCGTGCGGGTGTTGGACGGCAGCGGCGCCGCGCACTCCGCGCGCCTCCTGCTCGACAACGGAAGTACCGCGAACATTGTGACGCAGTCGTTGTGCG